A genomic segment from Branchiostoma floridae strain S238N-H82 chromosome 7, Bfl_VNyyK, whole genome shotgun sequence encodes:
- the LOC118419327 gene encoding MYG1 exonuclease-like yields MSQPNKKLREDGDGKHIGTHDGTFHCDEALACYLLRKLPRYRDYEIVRSRKPDVLATCDIVVDVGGQYDPATHRYDHHQRTFNETMNSLAPEKPWVTKLSSAGLVYLHFGQEIIAHMLGDGADKKLCNVVYNKVYQNLIEEIDAIDNGVSQFDGTPRYLMTTNLSARVGRLNPAWNEADQDTTERFHKAMAMVGEEFEDRVRYYSQAWWPGRKLVRDALEARHGVDPSGQVIVMEQVCPWKEHLFELEQEMQVEPSIKYVLYADQNGNWRVQCVPMETQSFQSRLPLPEDWRGVRDDDLSKLSGIDGCVFVHASGFIGGNKTRQGALLMAQRALQM; encoded by the exons ATGTCTCAGCCCAACAAGAAGCTGCGGGAAGACGGAGACGGGAAGCACATAG GCACCCACGACGGCACGTTCCATTGTGACGAGGCTCTGGCCTGCTACCTGCTGAGGAAACTCCCGCGTTACCGCGACTACGAGATCGTCCGCTCCCGCAAACCCGACGTGCTGGCCACCTGCGATATCGTGGTGGATGTCGGCGGACAATACGACCCGGCCACACACAG ATATGACCACCACCAGCGGACGTTTAACGAGACGATGAACAGCCTTGCACCGGAGAAGCCATGGGTGACCAAGCTGAGCAGTGCGGGGCTGGTGTATCTGCACTTCGGACAGGAGATCATCGCTCACATGCTCGGGGACGGGGCAGACAAGAAACTCTGCAACGTTGTGTACAACAAGGTCTACCAG AACCTGATTGAGGAGATAGACGCAATCGACAACGGGGTTTCGCAGTTCGACGGCACCCCGCGGTACCTGATGACCACAAACCTGAGCGCCCGCGTGGGGCGGCTGAACCCGGCCTGGAACGAGGCAGACCAGGACACGACAGAACGGTTCCACAAGGCCATGGCCATGGTCGGGGAAGAGTTCGAGGATCGCGTGCGGTACTACAGCCAGGCCTGGTGGCCGGGCAGGAAACTG GTGCGAGATGCGCTGGAGGCGAGACACGGCGTGGACCCAAGCGGACAGGTGATCGTGATGGAACAGGTGTGTCCGTGGAAGGAGCACCTGTTCGAGCTGGAGCAGGAGATGCAG GTGGAGCCGTCCATCAAGTACGTGCTGTACGCGGACCAGAACGGGAACTGGCGCGTGCAGTGTGTTCCCATGGAAACGCAGTCCTTCCAGAGCCGGCTGCCCCTCCCCGAGGACTGGCGAGGAGTCAGGGACGACGATCTGAGCAAACTCAGCGGGATCGACGGCTGCGTGTTCGTGCACGCTTCCGGGTTCATCGGCGGGAACAAGACAAGACAGGGGGCGCTTCTCATGGCACAGAGGGCgctacaaatgtag
- the LOC118420130 gene encoding kelch repeat and BTB domain-containing protein 8-like, with the protein MVALSCGPNLYILSRSEVHRYDPSQDRWSKRTPPKLIPDICTAVAMGTEIFCTDKEFSKTMVYNTESDRWQKLSGWPNPEILPRHLAAIPRLFVLENQLHVLLAAFDIYLKPSEYMVYVYDRSADAWRDLEVTLPDKTSNSSGILCHIEKLHKFHEIHTTLFVARWRSCRLYSPVIIINMAAADQEPHDAVVRPRSYQDESYLHGFLGTVGDLQKAGVLQDVVLEVEDRQFPCHRLVLSAASPYFRAMFTSDMAESRKETVVLKGLDAGMFEEILSYIYSGTLNVSLDKVQPLYQAADLLQLDYVRDTCSSYMAMNVERSTCVDMYKFADAFSADMLRKHCLKCISKHFAKVASSEEFCSVSVNQLTEIISHDELDVKEETTVWEAVVRWVQHSREDRLHHLPSILPHIRFNLLTSDDTAAILKHPLVREDPGSSSGVVRNVVQKGNSSVNLRQGMETMEMVLLSTEERDELVFMNPREGKYIICNYVPGDLHYGRVMTVTSDNDIYLLSREGDVGIDRLSLFKYNHAENGWEPADMSAESGLVRPVGGWSQCDELILEIDGSFYLVVAMIGESPVVEMRKYDWHRNQWQECSRLHLNTSQRGPHLYFLSNTEVHCYDPSQDRWSERSPPKLIPEICSTAAMGTEIFCTDLDFTQTMVYNTVMERSASAHRSPGGSVAGGLPGCGDGEAGRLLQVVGQLIEPSTPGSSSGAGPGTGVWFSQQDDRFGSRFCPSKVAKEAKTGRADLLGKWWLVGDATQGGIGDSNWCFKIQQR; encoded by the exons ATGGTGGCATTGTCTTGTGGTCCCAACCTGTATATCCTCTCAAGATCAGAAGTGCATCGCTACGACCCAAGCCAGGACCGTTGGAGCAAGAGGACCCCTCCGAAACTCATTCCTGACATCTGtacagctgttgccatgggaacagagatctTCTGCACAGACAAGGAGTTCAGCAAGACGATGGTGTACAACACAGAGTCAGATCGCTGGCAGAAACTGTCAGGCTGGCCAAACCCTGAAATCCTCCCTCGTCATCTTGCCGCCATTCCCAGGCTTTTCGtactggagaaccagctgcatGTATTGTTAGCAGCGTTTGACATTTACCTAAAGCCATCAGAATATATGGTCTATGTGTacgacaggtctgctgatgcctggagaGACTTGGAGGTCACGCTGCCTGATAAGACTAGT AATAGTTCAGGAATACTGTGCCATATAGAGAAACTGCACAAGTTCCATGAGATACATACAACCCTCTTCGTCGCCAGATGGCGCTCCTGTAGGCTGTACAGCCCCgtaatcatcatcaacatggctgccgcagatCAGGAACCACACGACGCTgtagttcgtcctcgttcctaccaagacgagagctatctgcacgggtttcttggaactgtgggcgacttacagaaggctggggtactgcaggatgtcgtccttgaagtcgaggacCGGCaatttccctgccatcggcttgttctgtccgcggccagcccctacttcagggccatgtttacaagtgacatggcggaaagtcggaAAGAGACGGTTGTTTTAAAG ggtttggatgcaggcatgtttgaggagatcctgagttacatctactcgggaaccctcaatgtctccctggacaaagtgcagcccctgtaccaggcagccgacctcctccaactggactatgtgagagacacctgcagcagctacatggccatgaacgtggagcgctccacctgtgtggacatgtacaagtttgctgatgccTTCTCTGCAGATATGCTCAGGAAACATTGTCTGAAGTGTATTAGTAAACACTTTGCTAAG GTTGCCTCCAGTGAGGAGTTCTGCAGCGTGAGTGtaaatcagctgactgagatcatcagccatgatgagctggatgttaaagaggagacaacagtgtgggaggctgtggtgagatgggtgcagcacagcagggaggacag actgcaccacctacccagcatcctccctcacatccgcttcaacctgctgacctcagatgacacggcagccatcttgaaacaccccctggtcagggaggatcctgggagtAGTTCTGGAGTTGTTAGGAATGTGGTACAGAAAGGAAACTCCAGCGTGAACCTCCGGCAGGGAATGGAGACCATGGAAATGGTTCTGCTGTCCACTGAAGA GAGAGACGAGCTTGTCTTCATGAACCCACgggaagggaagtacatcatCTGCAATTACGTTCCCGGAGACCTTCACTATGGCAGGGTcatgacagtcaccagtgataatGACATTTACCTACTGAGTAGAGAGGGAGACGTGGGCATTGATCGGCTCTCACTGTTCAAGTACAACCATGCAGAAAATGGGTGGGAACCTGCTGATATGTCTGCAGAATCTGGCTTGGTAAGGCCAGTAGGTGGTTGGTCCCAGTGTGATGAGCTCATTTTGGAAATTGATGGAAGTTTCTACCTTGTGGTTGCAATGATAGGAGAGAGCCCGGTGGTTGAGATGAGAAAGTATGATTGGCACAGGaaccagtggcaggagtgttcgCGGCTACACCTAAACACCTCACAACGCGGTCCCCACCTGTATTTCCTCTCAAACACGGAAGTGCATTGCTATGACCCGAGCCAGGACCGTTGGAGTGAGCGGTCCCCACCAAAACTCATTCCTGAAATCTGTTCAACTGCAGCCATGGGAACCgagattttctgcacagatCTTGACTTCACCCAGACCATGGTGTACAACACAGT GATGGAGCGTAGCGCCTCGGCACACAGATCTCCAGGTGGTTCTGTCGCTGGTGGCCTTCCAGGCTGCGGCGATGGTGAGGCCGGCAGACTGCTGCAGGTCGTTGGCCAGTTGATCGAGCCAAGTACGCCTGGGTCGTCCTCTGGGGCGGGACCAGGTACTGGGGTTTGGTTCTCTCAGCAGGACGACAGGTTCGGGAGCAGGTTCTGCCCGAGCAAGGTGGCCAAAGAGGCGAAGACGGGCAGAGCGGATCTTTTGGGAAAGTGGTGGCTGGTTGGTGATGCTACGCAGGGTGGCATTGGAGACTCaaactggtgttttaaaattcaaCAACGCTAA
- the LOC118419329 gene encoding MYG1 exonuclease-like: MCAPLPPLPATIAVSRAFVVASRRLTAQVIAIPVSRQICKMSQPNKKPREDGDWKQIGTHDGTFHCDEALACYLLRKLPRYRDYDIVRSRKPDVLAACDIVVDVGGQYDPATHRYDHHQRTFNETMNSLSPEKPWVTKLSSAGLVYLHFGQEIIAHMLGDGADKKLCNVVYNKVYQNLIEEIDAIDNGVSQFDGTPRYLMTTNLSARVGRLNPAWNEADQDTTERFHKAMAMVGEEFEDRVRYYSQAWWPGRKLVRDALEARHGVDQSGQVIVMEQVCPWKEHLFELEQEMQVEPSIKYVLYADQNGNWRVQCVPMETQSFQSRLPLPEDWRGVRDDELSKLSGIDGCVFVHASGFIGGNKTRQGALLMAQRALQM; this comes from the exons atgtgtgcccccctcccacctttaCCGGCCACCATTGCTGTTTCACGGGCCTTTGTTGTCGCCAGTCGGCGCCTTACCGCTCAAGTTATAGCTATCCCTGTCTCAAGACAGATTTGCAAGATGTCTCAGCCCAACAAGAAGCCGCGGGAAGACGGAGACTGGAAGCAGATAG GCACCCACGACGGCACATTCCATTGTGACGAGGCTCTTGCCTGCTACCTGCTGAGGAAACTCCCGCGTTACCGCGACTACGACATCGTCCGCTCCCGCAAACCCGACGTGCTGGCCGCCTGCGATATTGTGGTGGATGTCGGCGGACAATACGACCCCGCCACTCACAG ATACGACCACCACCAGCGCACGTTTAACGAGACCATGAACAGCCTTTCACCAGAGAAGCCGTGGGTGACCAAACTGAGCAGTGCCGGGCTGGTGTACCTGCACTTTGGTCAGGAGATCATTGCACACATGCTGGGGGACGGGGCAGACAAGAAACTCTGCAACGTTGTGTACAACAAGGTCTACCAG aaccTGATTGAGGAGATTGATGCGATCGACAACGGCGTTTCGCAGTTCGACGGCACCCCGCGGTACCTGATGACGACAAACCTGAGCGCCCGCGTGGGGCGGCTGAACCCGGCCTGGAACGAGGCGGACCAGGACACGACAGAACGGTTCCACAAGGCCATGGCCATGGTCGGGGAAGAGTTCGAGGATCGCGTGCGGTACTACAGCCAGGCCTGGTGGCCGGGCAGGAAACTG GTGCGAGATGCGCTGGAGGCGAGACACGGCGTGGACCAGAGCGGACAGGTGATCGTGATGGAACAGGTGTGCCCGTGGAAGGAGCACCTGTTCGAACTGGAGCAAGAGATGCAG GTGGAGCCATCTATCAAGTACGTGCTGTACGCAGACCAGAACGGAAACTGGCGCGTGCAGTGCGTTCCCATGGAAACGCAGTCCTTCCAGAGCCGACTGCCCCTCCCCGAGGACTGGCGAGGAGTCAGGGACGACGAGCTAAGCAAACTCAGCGGGATCGACGGCTGCGTGTTCGTGCATGCTTCCGGGTTCATCGGCGGGAACAAGACAAGACAGGGGGCGCTTCTCATGGCACAGAGGGCActacaaatgtag
- the LOC118419328 gene encoding zinc finger protein 525-like yields the protein MCGECGYRTVQKSTLSQHMRTHTGEKPHKCNQCDYTSVRKSSLARHHLAKHTAEKPYKCGECGYGTAQMYHLSQHMRIHTGEKPYKCDQCDYSATQKWNLDQHLRKHSGEKPYMCGECGFRTAQKSTLSTHMRTHTKPYKCDHCDYSAAQKSSLDQHLTQHTG from the coding sequence atgtgtggggagtgtgggtacaggacagttcaaaagtccaccttatcccaacacatgagaactcacacgggAGAAAAACCCCacaagtgtaaccagtgtgactataCCTCAGTACGGAAATCTAGTTTGGCCCGACATCATCTTGCTAAACATACTGCAGAGAAGCCCTATAaatgtggggagtgtggatacggGACAGCTCAAATGTAccacttatcccaacacatgagaatccacacaggagaaaaaccgtacaagtgtgaccagtgtgactattctgctacacagaaatggaatttggaccaacatctaagaaaacacagtggagagaaaccctacatgtgtggggagtgtgggttcaggacagctcaaaagtcAACCTTATCCACACATATGAGGACCCACacaaaaccctacaagtgtgaccactgtgactattctgcagcacagaaatccagtttggaccaacatctaacaCAACATACCGGTTAG